In Ruegeria sp. YS9, the genomic window GCATAGTGACCGCCCATCTGTTGTACCAATGACGGGACAAGCCGGTGCATGACCGGATCCTTGGCACCCAACAGATGCGCATGACGCATGGCACGACGCATGATGCGGCGCAGAACATAACCGCGGCCATCATTGCTGGGCATCACGCCATCCGCAATCAGGAACGAAGTCGAACGCAGGTGGTCCGCGATCACACGGTGGTGTACGTTCTGATCCCCGTAAGGATCCACGCCAGTCGCATCGGCCGAGGCCTCGATCAGTGCCTTGAACAGATCGGTGTCATAGTTGTCATGGCTGCCCTGCAACAATGCGCCGATCCGCTCGAGCCCCATGCCCGTATCGATCGACTGCATGTCGAGTTCCACCATCGAGCCGTCTTCGAACTGCTCGTTTTGCATGAAGACGACGTTCCAGATTTCAATGAACCGATCGCCGTCCTCTTCGGCAGAGCCCGGAGGACCACCCCAGATGTGGTCGCCATGATCATAAAAGATTTCGGTACACGGGCCGCAGGGGCCGGTCGGACCCATCTGCCAGAAATTGTCGCTGGTGGCGATGCGGATGATCCGGTCTTCGGGAACACCGACCTTTTTCCAGATTTCAAACGCCTCGTCATCGGTATGATAGACCGTTGTCAGCAGGCGGTTCTTGTCGATCCCGAATTCCCTGGTGATCAATTCCCACGCGAACGGGATCGCTTCGCGTTTGAAGTAATCACCGAACGAGAAGTTCCCCAACATCTCGAAGAATGTATGGTGGCGCGCGGTGTAACCCACATTGTCGAGATCGTTGTGCTTGCCGCCGGCACGTACACATTTCTGCGCCGTGGTGGCGCGCTTGTAGTCACGTGTTTCCAGGCCGGTGAACAGGTTCTTGAACTGCACCATGCCCGAATTGACGAACATCAGCGTCGGGTCGTTGCGCGGCACCAGCGGGCTGGACGCCACGACCTCATGCCCCTGTTTTTCAAAGTAGTTCAGAAAGGTCGATCGGATGTCGTTCAGGGTTGGCATAGGGCTCTCTCGGCGCACAAAAAAATTGGTCCCCGCAGGTTTATCCCCCTGTCAAACGAGTGTCCACAGCAGAGGCGTATCCGAACGAAACAAGGCGGCCCGGGGGACCGCCTTGTTCATGGTGTTTTCAACACAACACGTCGGACCGGAAACGTAACGCCCCCCGTCAGCGACCGTCAGGCTTCAAGGATGTCATCATCTTCGGCTGCGCCCGGAGGCATGTCGAAATCCAATCCGTGAGCCGCCCGAATCTTGTCTTCGATCTCAAAGGCAATGCGGCTGTTGTCGCGCAGATACTGTTTGGCGTTCTCACGCCCCTGCCCGATCCGTTCGTCGCCGTAACTGAACCATGACCCTGACTTTTCGACCACACCGGCTTTGACACCCAGATCCAGCAGTTCGCCCATCTTGCTGATGCCCTCGCCGTACATGATGTCGAATTCCACCTGCTTGAAAGGCGGCGCAACCTTGTTCTTGACGACCTTGACGCGCGTCTGGTTGCCGACAACTTCGTCCCGGTCCTTGATCGCGCCGATGCGGCGAATATCCAGACGGACCGAGCTGTAGAATTTCAGAGCATTCCCGCCGGTGGTGGTTTCGGGGCTGCCGAACATCACGCCGATTTTCATCCTGATCTGGTTGATGAAGATCACCATACAGTTCGAGCGGCTGATCGAGCCGGTCAGTTTCCGCATCGCCTGGCTCATCAGACGGGCCTGAACGCCAACATTGCTGTCACCCATATCGCCTTCCAGTTCGGATTTCGGCGTAAGCGCCGCAACCGAATCGACCACAACCATGTTGACCGCGCCCGAACGCACCAGCGTATCGGTGATCTCAAGCGCCTGCTCTCCGGTATCGGGCTGCGAGATCAGAAGCTCATCCAGATCAACGCCCAGCTTTCGGGCATATTGCGGGTCCAGCGCGTGCTCGGCGTCGACAAAGGCGCAGACGCCGCCGCGTTTCTGCTGTTCTGCAATGCAATGCAACGTCAGCGTCGTCTTCCCCGAGCTTTCGGGGCCGTAAATCTCAACGATCCGCCCCATCGGCAGACCACCAATTCCCAACGCTATGTCCAGCCCGAGCGAGCCTGTCGAACTTGCGTCGATGTCCTGTTTGGCGCCTTCGCCCAGCTTCATGATGGAGCCCTTACCGAACTGCCGTTCGATCTGGGCCAGCGCGCTGTCGAGCGCCTTTTGCTTGTCTGCGTTTTTCTTGTCGCTCATTGTCAGAAGATCCGCCATTGTCCTGTCGCCTTCCCTTTTGTCACACCCTTGATCGGGCGGCAATCGCTGCTTTGTTCGCCTCTTGTTCCTTATGGGACCAAAAAGAGAACATTTCAATAAAAACTTACAGGGTTTACTCTTCTTCAATTGTATTAAGGAGTCGTTTACGACAATCTGCGCGCATAGCCGGGTGACAATTGGAGCAATTAAATGCTTGTTTTCTTTGAGGAACGCCTTGCCTTCCTTGCCGTTCCGAAAACCGGCAGCACGGCTTATCACACAGCGTTGCGGGATCGCGCTGATATCGTCGTCACTCATCCGCCCGAGCTCAAACATGCTCCGGTGCGCAGGTATGATCGGTTTTTCCAGAACATTTTTCGCAAGATGTACGATACCGAGATGGAGATCCTGGCAGTTGTTCGCGAACCCGTTGACTGGCTGGGCAGCTGGTATCGATTTCGCAGCCGCGCCGACCTGATCGGTCACGTCCATTCGACCCGAGACATGAGTTTCGACACGTTTGTGCAGGCCTACATGACAAACCCGCGCCCGGATTTTGCCGATGTTGGCAGCCAAAGCCAGTTTTTCCGTACCCGCAGCAATGGTCGCGGTGCCACTCATATCTTCAAATACGAAAACCAGGACAAAATTCTCGACTTCCTGCAAGCGCGACTGAACATGCAGATCGACCTGCAGCAAGAGAATGTATCACCATCGGGTGATCTGACGCTGACGCCCGAGACACGGCAGAAATTTCATAAAAGACACGCAGAGGAATTCGCGCTCCACGATGCAGCATTGTAGGATGTTCAGTTCAATTGTTGGAAAACCGCCTCGGTCAACTGGTTGAGAGAAAACGGCTTGGGCAGGAAGGTCGAATTGGCGATCTCGGGTTCTGAATCGCCAAAGGCACCTTCCGTATAACCCGATACGAAGACCACGCGGGCCTCCGGGCGTGTTTCCCGAGCTTTGCGCACCCAGGTCGGCCCATCCATGCCGGGCATGACCACATCCGTCACAAATACGTCGACGTTCAAAGACGGATCCTCCAGAAGCCGCAGTGCTTCCTCGGCCGAATCCGCCTCCAGCACGGTATAGCCCTTGAGCCGCAGAGCCCTGGTTGCGAAGGCGCGGACCGGCGCTTCGTCTTCAACCAAAAGCACGACGCCCTCTCCTTGCCGGGCACTTTGGGATTCGGGTTGCGCCGGAGAATGCTGTTCCGCCTCTGCCACTGTGGCGCAAACCGGTAGAAAAACGGTGAATTCAGTGCCTCGGCCCACCGTGCTGTCGACAAAGATGAAACCGCCCGTCTGCTTGACGATGCCATAGGCCGTTGAAAGCCCAAGCCCTGTACCCTCGCCCGTACGCTTTGTCGTATAGAACGGCTCGAAGACCTTTTGCAGTTTGTCGGCAGGTATTCCCACGCCGCTGTCCATTACCCTGACCGTAACATATTCGCCTGGCTGGACGGTCGCCCTGTCCCTGCTGAGCGGTTGCGACAGGTTCAACACTTCGGTCTCGATACGTATTTCGCCCCCGTCCGGCATGGCATCGCGCGCGTTGACGACCAAGTTCATCAACACCTGTTCCAACTGCCGTTTGTCCGCCCGAACCGGCTTTAATACCGGATCATGGCTGAGGGTCAGCAGAACTTTCTCGCCCACCAATCGGTTCAGCAAGTGAATGAGGTCCGAGATCGTGTCACGCAAATCCAGAACTTCGGGCCTGAGAGTCTGTTTGCGCGAGAATGCCAGAAGCTGGCTGACCAGCGCAGCGGCCCGGTTGGCGTTCTGATTGATCTGCACCAGATCCCCGTAGTCCGGGTCATTCTGATCGTGGCGCAACAACAGCAGATCGCAGTGCCCGGAAATGGCCGTCAGCAGGTTGTTGAAATCATGCGCGACCCCGCCGGCCAATTGACCCACAGCCTGCATTTTCTGCCCTTGGACAAATTGAGCTTCCAGAGTTTTCAACTCGGTCGCATCATTCAGGACCGCGATAAGACAGATCTTGCCATCGACAACGACACGGCTCAGCGTGACCTGTACGAAGACCTCCTTGTCTTTTCGGGTCAACTGAAGAAACTCGGATCGTTGCGCGTCTTCTTGCGCGGCTGTCCGCGCCAGCCAATCCAGAATGGGGTGCCCCATACCCCGCATGATGTCGGCTATGTTGGTGCCTTCCAGGTTTTCATTTCCCAGCAACTTGTTCGCCAACCTGTTGGCATTCAGAATGGCCCCCGCCGGAGACAGGGTGAGAACCGGAACCGGAAGATCTGCAAAAGACGTGCTGGCCCCGGGCGCCTGAGTTTCAATGAGCGGCACCAACCCAAGGCTTCGTTCCTTGCTGGATCGGGAAAGCTCCGTCACAGCCACCGGAATCATTCCGTCCTGTGACTTGATAATGTTTGAGGCTCCGACCTGGGGGTCAACATCACCGAAGATGTCGCGAACCCGTTCGGGATGCGGCCCAAGCAACTTTTTCGCCGCCGGATTCGGGCACACCACGTCATCCACGCATCCGATGGTCAGAACCGGCAGGTTGAGAGACTGCCAGCTTTCCTGTTCTGACTGTTGAAACCGCCAGCAAAAAATGTCGGGAGCCAATTGAAACACGGTGACACTGTTTGTGTTTCCCCTGATCACGCAGTCTTCGCGGGCCCGACCGAAGGAACGGGCCTGAGATTGCAACCTCAACAAAATCACCTGAGGGGTCGAGAACGTCGAACCGAGGCAGCTTTCAAGGCTGGCTCCTTTCGCCGCGCCGAACTGTTCCCGCGCTGATGCGTTGGACGCCAGAATGTCGCCATAAGCATTTGCGATCAGGAAGGGTGACTCTTCCTGTTCTGCAAAAGCGGCCATGACGGCGGTGGTTTGTTGCGCGTGTCTGGCGGCGACCTGGCCTTTGATCACGACGCACAATACCACAATCAAAAGCGAAATCCCCGCGACCATCATGCCCGTGGTCCAATCCGGTGGCAGCAACCCGACCAAGGGCGCAATGCCGATCAACAACGCCACCGCCACCAACGACCAAAGACGAGATGCCGGGGGCGTGTGGGCAAGAGATGGGTCGCTGAAAAATTCTGCTGTGTCAGACATATACGGCTCGGGCGCAAAGTTATCGGCTATAACGGCCAAAATTGGTTAATTCCCGCTTAACGGCGTTTGGAAAGCGGCAATCTACCCAAGGTTGTTATTTGCCAAAAGCTCAGCGCGTCAAGTGCGACGTAAAGAACCCGTCAGATTCGTGTGTAACGTGCCACGTTTTCCGGTAGGTTTCCCGCCACTGGGAAAAATGATCCAGAAAATCGTCTATGATCGCGCCGTTTTCAACGTTCAGAACCGAACAGGTTGCGTAAGCCAACAGGCCGCCCGGATGCACCAAAGGAGCAATGTCGGATAAAATACGGGCCTGAATGGTGGTGAGGTCCCGCAAGCGATCCTCGGTCAAGGCCCATTTCCCGGCTGGCGCCCTTCGCCACGATCCGCTGCCAGAGCACGGCGCATCAACGAAAACAACATCAAACGGATCAACACCTGAAAGGTCATCGGAGTTGAGGATGGTTATCTTTGCGCCTGCTCGTTCCGCCCGCGTCGGAATATCTTTCATGCGGCCGGAATTCACATCATGTGCGTACACTTCGACGCCCTCGTGCGCTGCAAGTGCCAGCGCCTTGCCGCCACCACCCGCGCAATAATCCAGAACGCGCATTCCCGGCCGCAGATCCAGCGCGGCCACAACCGCCTGGCTTGCAGCGTCCTGAAGCTCGACCAGGCCCCGGGCATAGGCCTGACTTTGGGCAATGCGCCGGGCCCCCTCTGTCACTTCAAGGGCGGTTTGGCATGCCTGAACCGGATGGGCGACAATACCCTCGGACTTCAAGGCGTCGATGGCCCCGCCCAGATCGGTCTTTCTTAAGTTGACCCGCAGATGAACGGGCGCCCGGTTCTGCAATGACATCGCGCAAGGAACCAAGGCGTCCTTCAGAGAGTCAACGAACCGAGGCCACAGCCACTCCGGAACGTCATATTTCTCGGCCTCGGACGCGAAATCCCGCGTCGTTTCCGTTTCCTGAACCGGCATCGGAGCGTGACGGTTGCCGGTGAACAACTCGGCCAGATCACCGCCTGACGCACGGGTCGCACCGATCATCAAACCGCGCCCGGTGTCGGACCCTCCCAACGCAGCGTACGAGCGCTTGCGTCGCAGCGCGTCGAATACGTGATCGCGAATGGCCGCCCGATCCTTGGACCCTGCGAAACGACTGCGCCGCGCCCAGCCGGTGAGTGCTTTTTCGACCGGCGCGCCAGCCAGAATATCATCCAGAATTTCGATCGAGGCCTGAACACGGGCGGCGGGTGTCATGGTGGAATACCTCGGCGGAAATGGGCCCGGCTGGCCGATCCAATTGGTAAAAAGGCACCCGCTCGCGGGTGCCTTGTGTCTTGCTGGATGGCTTACATGACCCGGTAGTTCGGGCTTTCGCGGGTGATCTGAACATCGTGCACGTGGCTTTCCTTCAGACCGGCGCCGGTAATTTTCACGAAATTGCAGTTCTTGCGCATCTCTTCGATGGTGGCGCAGCCGGTATACCCCATCGCCGCACGCAAGCCGCCAACCAACTGGTGGATCACGGCACTGGCCGAACCTTTGTAGGGCACCTGACCTTCGATGCCTTCGGGCACCAGCTTGTCATTGGCTGCATCTTTCTGGAAATAGCGGTCGGCCGATCCGCGCGCCATTGCGCCCAGGCTGCCCATCCCGCGATAAGATTTGAACGAACGACCCTGATACAGGATCACCTCGCCCGGGCTTTCGTCGGTGCCCGCAATCATCGACCCGACCATGGCACAGGATGCCCCGGCGGCAATCGCCTTTGCAAAGTCACCCGAGAACTTGATACCA contains:
- the recA gene encoding recombinase RecA, which translates into the protein MADLLTMSDKKNADKQKALDSALAQIERQFGKGSIMKLGEGAKQDIDASSTGSLGLDIALGIGGLPMGRIVEIYGPESSGKTTLTLHCIAEQQKRGGVCAFVDAEHALDPQYARKLGVDLDELLISQPDTGEQALEITDTLVRSGAVNMVVVDSVAALTPKSELEGDMGDSNVGVQARLMSQAMRKLTGSISRSNCMVIFINQIRMKIGVMFGSPETTTGGNALKFYSSVRLDIRRIGAIKDRDEVVGNQTRVKVVKNKVAPPFKQVEFDIMYGEGISKMGELLDLGVKAGVVEKSGSWFSYGDERIGQGRENAKQYLRDNSRIAFEIEDKIRAAHGLDFDMPPGAAEDDDILEA
- a CDS encoding sulfotransferase family 2 domain-containing protein; its protein translation is MLVFFEERLAFLAVPKTGSTAYHTALRDRADIVVTHPPELKHAPVRRYDRFFQNIFRKMYDTEMEILAVVREPVDWLGSWYRFRSRADLIGHVHSTRDMSFDTFVQAYMTNPRPDFADVGSQSQFFRTRSNGRGATHIFKYENQDKILDFLQARLNMQIDLQQENVSPSGDLTLTPETRQKFHKRHAEEFALHDAAL
- a CDS encoding RsmB/NOP family class I SAM-dependent RNA methyltransferase: MTPAARVQASIEILDDILAGAPVEKALTGWARRSRFAGSKDRAAIRDHVFDALRRKRSYAALGGSDTGRGLMIGATRASGGDLAELFTGNRHAPMPVQETETTRDFASEAEKYDVPEWLWPRFVDSLKDALVPCAMSLQNRAPVHLRVNLRKTDLGGAIDALKSEGIVAHPVQACQTALEVTEGARRIAQSQAYARGLVELQDAASQAVVAALDLRPGMRVLDYCAGGGGKALALAAHEGVEVYAHDVNSGRMKDIPTRAERAGAKITILNSDDLSGVDPFDVVFVDAPCSGSGSWRRAPAGKWALTEDRLRDLTTIQARILSDIAPLVHPGGLLAYATCSVLNVENGAIIDDFLDHFSQWRETYRKTWHVTHESDGFFTSHLTR
- a CDS encoding ATP-binding protein — its product is MSDTAEFFSDPSLAHTPPASRLWSLVAVALLIGIAPLVGLLPPDWTTGMMVAGISLLIVVLCVVIKGQVAARHAQQTTAVMAAFAEQEESPFLIANAYGDILASNASAREQFGAAKGASLESCLGSTFSTPQVILLRLQSQARSFGRAREDCVIRGNTNSVTVFQLAPDIFCWRFQQSEQESWQSLNLPVLTIGCVDDVVCPNPAAKKLLGPHPERVRDIFGDVDPQVGASNIIKSQDGMIPVAVTELSRSSKERSLGLVPLIETQAPGASTSFADLPVPVLTLSPAGAILNANRLANKLLGNENLEGTNIADIMRGMGHPILDWLARTAAQEDAQRSEFLQLTRKDKEVFVQVTLSRVVVDGKICLIAVLNDATELKTLEAQFVQGQKMQAVGQLAGGVAHDFNNLLTAISGHCDLLLLRHDQNDPDYGDLVQINQNANRAAALVSQLLAFSRKQTLRPEVLDLRDTISDLIHLLNRLVGEKVLLTLSHDPVLKPVRADKRQLEQVLMNLVVNARDAMPDGGEIRIETEVLNLSQPLSRDRATVQPGEYVTVRVMDSGVGIPADKLQKVFEPFYTTKRTGEGTGLGLSTAYGIVKQTGGFIFVDSTVGRGTEFTVFLPVCATVAEAEQHSPAQPESQSARQGEGVVLLVEDEAPVRAFATRALRLKGYTVLEADSAEEALRLLEDPSLNVDVFVTDVVMPGMDGPTWVRKARETRPEARVVFVSGYTEGAFGDSEPEIANSTFLPKPFSLNQLTEAVFQQLN